In Tripterygium wilfordii isolate XIE 37 chromosome 15, ASM1340144v1, whole genome shotgun sequence, one DNA window encodes the following:
- the LOC120016710 gene encoding uncharacterized protein LOC120016710 gives MESLAEELKPEFPIGKVFDPPLLLRSEPALGPLLFNPEPKTLTQLFSSPSLAPPLLSPHPRLSLSRYIFTTCPSVPPSTASSIDSIFGPQNDPVSSLSLSHNRLQLLEFNGDSAIVFFPTGENLEQIGFLVLSVKDGNLKVDAENEFIFRAEKRSSHRILRILVNPVVRSWGFESESSDYATIGYLMACTMYSVDWYSIKLSGSRKRPFLSYLGCKRFKTCAIAGACWSPHLPEECLVLLESGALFLFDMESDCSIAYFKGTRLRVSWDDSSHSKSARWLGCEFSWHGRILIVARSDAVFLVDVRADEIKMTCLAKIEMLGMYSTTEKQFLAFSKAVSNGFQFVLASDSLLVIYDVRRPLMPILQWEHNIDKPCFIDVFRLSELRSQLKDATYEWATNSGFCIALGSFWNDEFKLFCCGHCLPACKGSGTGTLEISNYCKSLYAWELPSNLLLSGRECPCGSCILREDFAKDALPTWVDWQQKKEIVLGFGLLGKDLTSLLSVSGESAGFMVIRLMSSGKLESQRYYASWKLVKKSEVAHRDPLLGVEDHALYDMGDEVYKFPKRYKYLKLNYLNAYLNGDLSQLLASSMNNCVRKETKLKEKFSSEFHEILSEKLEICGFSQFRTSPAATVVFDDISVPTSICEVASKRLWAELPMELLQLAFSSYSEFRHVLVDEKKVSLEFLTVPDLPQLPPFFLRKPSCRSSKWSRKVEPSDTLVGPVLPLPVLQTIHECQNGCPNSQEVDDFSPEAELDLVCEEVRQVAKETSVSVHLPQLPDDAAVSLDDDTEEVCVDSQKTKPFISYHPAAFECSENNGVYKDGSYTTLIAKVHKEESVPNENMETVGLQMFDDLCLIKLKFDTPDVKFGVQELKAHNALKRKFAEWQKGSKPYQEFCTKFKLRKPDS, from the coding sequence ATGGAGTCCTTGGCGGAGGAGTTGAAGCCGGAGTTCCCAATCGGGAAGGTGTTTGACCCGCCACTCCTCCTTCGGTCGGAGCCTGCGCTCGGACCTCTTTTATTCAACCCAGAACCCAAAACCCTCACCCAACTCTTCTCTTCTCCCTCTCTCgctcctcctcttctttctcCTCATCCTCGCCTCTCGCTCTCCAGGTACATCTTCACTACTTGTCCTTCAGTTCCTCCTTCCACCGCTTCCTCCATTGACTCTATATTTGGCCCACAAAACGACCCAGTTTCCTCCCTTTCATTGTCGCACAACCGCCTTCAGCTCCTCGAGTTCAATGGTGATAGTGCTATTGTGTTTTTTCCAACTGGGGAGAACCTTGAACAAATTGGGTTCTTGGTGCTTtctgttaaagatgggaatttGAAGGTTGATGCTGAAAACGAATTTATTTTCAGGGCAGAAAAGCGGTCTAGTCATCGGATTCTCAGGATTCTGGTGAACCCAGTAGTGCGATCTTGGGGTTTTGAAAGTGAGTCTTCTGACTATGCTACCATTGGGTATTTGATGGCTTGTACTATGTATTCTGTCGATTGGTATAGTATTAAATTAAGTGGAAGTAGGAAAAGGccttttttgagttatttgggTTGTAAAAGGTTTAAGACTTGTGCAATTGCGGGAGCTTGTTGGAGTCCACATTTGCCTGAGGAGTGCCTGGTATTGTTAGAAAGTGGTGCATTGTTCTTGTTTGATATGGAATCGGATTGCTCGATTGCTTATTTTAAAGGGACTAGATTGAGAGTTTCCTGGGATGATTCTAGTCATTCAAAGAGTGCTAGATGGTTGGGTTGTGAGTTCAGCTGGCATGGTAGGATTTTGATTGTTGCACGATCAGATGCTGTTTTCCTGGTTGACGTAAGGGCTGATGAAATTAAGATGACTTGTTTAGCAAAAATTGAGATGTTGGGTATGTACTCAACAACTGAAAAGCAGTTTCTTGCATTTTCAAAGGCAGTTTCTAATGGATTCCAGTTTGTTTTGGCTTCTGATAGCTTGCTAGTAATTTATGATGTGCGCAGGCCTTTGATGCCAATATTGCAGTGGGAACACAATATTGATAAACCTTGCTTCATCGATGTATTTAGATTATCTGAACTGAGGTCACAGTTAAAGGATGCTACCTATGAATGGGCTACTAACTCAGGGTTTTGCATTGCATTGGGATCATTTTGGAATGACGAGTTTAAGCTCTTCTGCTGCGGTCATTGTTTGCCTGCTTGTAAGGGTTCTGGTACAGGTACTCTAGAAATTTCAAACTACTGCAAATCCCTTTATGCATGGGAGCTTCCTTCAAATTTATTGTTGTCTGGGCGTGAGTGTCCCTGTGGTAGTTGTATTCTCAGAGAAGATTTTGCAAAGGATGCCCTTCCCACGTGGGTTGATTGGCAGCAGAAAAAAGAGATAGTTTTAGGCTTTGGACTCCTAGGCAAGGATCTTACTTCGTTGCTATCTGTGTCAGGAGAATCTGCTGGGTTTATGGTAATTAGGCTTATGTCGTCTGGAAAGCTTGAATCTCAAAGATATTATGCCTCATGGAAATTGGTTAAAAAATCTGAAGTAGCTCACAGAGACCCATTGCTAGGTGTTGAAGATCATGCACTGTATGATATGGGTGATGAGGTGTACAAATTTCCCAAAAGATATAAGTATCTAAAGCTTAATTACCTTAATGCTTATTTAAATGGTGATCTTTCTCAACTTCTTGCTTCAAGTATGAATAACTGTGTCAGAAAGGAAACTAAGCTGAAAGAAAAGTTTAGCTCAGAGTTTCATGAGATTTTAAGTGAAAAGTTGGAGATTTGTGGGTTCAGTCAGTTTCGTACTTCTCCGGCGGCCACAGTTGTCTTTGACGACATCAGTGTGCCCACAAGCATTTGTGAGGTTGCCTCAAAAAGATTATGGGCAGAATTGCCTATGGAACTCCTGCAGCTTGCCTTTTCAAGCTACTCTGAATTTCGTCACGTACTCGTAGATGAGAAGAAGGTTTCTTTGGAATTTTTAACAGTTCCGGACTTACCCCAATTGCCTCCTTTCTTCTTGAGGAAACCTTCATGCCGCAGCAGTAAGTGGTCTCGCAAAGTGGAGCCTAGTGATACCCTTGTTGGTCCAGTTCTTCCTCTTCCTGTTCTACAAACAATTCATGAGTGTCAGAATGGGTGTCCAAATTCACAAGAAGTAGATGATTTCTCACCAGAGGCAGAGCTTGACCTCGTATGTGAAGAAGTTAGGCAAGTGGCCAAGGAAACATCTGTGTCAGTTCATTTGCCTCAGCTTCCTGATGATGCTGCTGTCTCTCTTGATGATGACACCGAAGAAGTGTGCGTTGACTCTCAGAAAACGAAACCTTTTATTTCATACCATCCAGCTGCTTTTGAGTGCTCTGAGAATAATGGTGTTTATAAAGATGGGAGTTATACTACTTTGATTGCCAAAGTGCACAAAGAGGAGTCTGTTCCTAATGAAAATATGGAGACTGTTGGACTACAGATGTTTGATGATCTATGCCTCATCAAACTAAAGTTTGATACTCCTGATGTGAAATTTGGGGTGCAGGAATTAAAAGCGCACAATGCCTTGAAGAGGAAGTTCGCAGAATGGCAAAAGGGCTCCAAACCATACCAGGAATTTTGCACCAAGTTTAAACTCCGAAAGCCAGATTCATGA
- the LOC120016412 gene encoding eukaryotic translation initiation factor 3 subunit J-A-like, whose amino-acid sequence MDDWEEEPISSLLKKEQPKSAWDDEDVEENDIKESWEDEDESIPAPAPVPPTEKVSKKIEAKPSQEKKITAKEVKQEPLDPVAEKLRQQRLVEESDYQSTTELFGKRGDEKSLDNFIPKSENDFVEYAELISHKLRPYEKSFHYIGLLKAVMRLSMTTLKASDAKEIASSVTAIANEKLKAEKEANAGKKKGTKKKQLQVDKAEDDIIVDTYDGADDYDFM is encoded by the exons ATGGATGATTGGG AGGAGGAGCCTATTTCATCCCTTCTTAAGAAGGAACAGCCTAAAAGTGCTTGGGACGATGAGGATGTAGAAGAAAATGACATAAAAGAATCATGGGAGGATGAAGATGAATCTATTCCT GCACCTGCACCAGTTCCTCCTACTGAGAAGGTTTCAAAAAAGATTGAAGCAAAACCtagtcaagaaaagaaaataactgCCAAAGAAGTCAAGCAAGAGCCTCTAGATCCTGTAGCAGAGAAGCTTAGACAACAGAG GCTTGTGGAAGAATCTGATTATCAGTCCACCACAGAATTGTTTGGAAAAAGGGGCGATGAGAAATCCCTTGATAATTTCATTCCTAAGTCTGAAAATGATTTTGTGGAATATGCAGAGCTTATTTCTCATAAACTTCGTCCATACGAG AAAAGTTTTCATTATATAGGATTACTAAAGGCAGTAATGAGGCTGTCAATGACAACTCTAAAAGCATCTGACGCAAAAGAAATTGCCTCTTCTGTCACAGCAATTGCGAATGAGAAACTCAAAGCAGAGAAAGAGGCTAATGCTGGCAAAAAGAAAG GTACAAAGAAGAAACAACTTCAGGTTGATAAAGCAGAGGATGACATTATTGTTGATACCTATGATGGTGCAGATGACTATGATTTCATGTGA
- the LOC120016910 gene encoding putative 3,4-dihydroxy-2-butanone kinase, with protein sequence MAFPAKKLINDPNDVVTEFIEGLVETYPGLQHLDGFPLVKVVLRADISSATYDKVAIISGGGSGHEPAHAGFVGEGMLTAAICGDIFASPQVDSILAGIRAVTGPRGCLLIVKNYTGDRLNFGLAAEQAKSEGYKIETVIVGDDCALPPPRGIAGRRGLAGTILVHKVAGAAAAAGLSLADVAAEARHASEMVGTMGVALSVCTLPGQVASDRLGPGKIELGLGIHGEPGAAVANIQPVEVVVSHILKQILSVETGYVPISRGNSVVLLVNGLGSTPAMELMIAVGKAVPQLQLEHGLAVDRVYTGSFMTSLDMAGFSISIMKADQAILRRLDAPTKAPYWPVGVDGNRPPAKIPVPLPPSSLAKHDEPLSRPDLLNKQGHILEVAIEAAANAVIGLRDSLNEWDSKVGDGDCGSTMYRGATAILADMKKFYPLNDAAETVNEIGSSIGRVMGGTSGIIYHILCKAAYAKLISNRQSVVTAKQWAEALDASIAAISKYGGARAGYRTLLDALIPASTVLQERLNAGDDPCTAFMLSSEAALAGAESTKQMQAQAGRSSYVSGEILASVPDPGAMGAASWYRAAALAVKDNFQAL encoded by the exons ATGGCTTTTCCGGCGAAGAAACTCATCAACGATCCCAACG ATGTGGTTACCGAGTTCATTGAGGGTCTTGTAGAAACTTATCCTGGACTGCAGCACCTAGATGGTTTTCCTTTG GTGAAAGTTGTGTTACGTGCTGACATTTCAAGTGCAACATATGACAAGGTTGCTATTATATCAG GAGGTGGAAGCGGCCATGAGCCTGCGCATGCTGGATTTGTAGGAGAGGGGATGCTAACAGCTGCTATTTGTGGAGATATTTTTGCCTCTCCACAAGTTGATTCAATTTTAGCA GGGATTCGAGCTGTGACTGGTCCTAGGGGATGTCTTCTGATTGTCAAG AATTATACTGGTGATCGTTTAAATTTTGGTCTTGCCGCTGAGCAAGCTAAATCTGAAGGTTACAAAATAGAG ACTGTAATTGTTGGAGATGATTGTGCTTTACCTCCTCCTCGGGGCATTGCTGGACGAAGAGGATTGGCAGGGACTATTCTTGTCCATAAG GTAGCTGGAGCTGCTGCTGCAGCTGGCCTTTCTCTTGCTGATGTTGCTGCAGAAGCAAGACATGCGTCTGAGATGGTTGGAACGATGGGTGTTGCATTATCAGTTTGCACACTGCCTGGTCAGGTTGCATCAGATCGTTTGGGCCCAGGAAAGATTGAACTTGGCCTTGGAATA CATGGTGAACCTGGTGCTGCTGTGGCCAACATTCAGCCTGTGGAGGTGGTGGTTTCTCATATCCTTAAGCAGATATTATCAGTG GAAACTGGTTATGTTCCTATTTCTCGTGGTAACAGTGTGGTGCTCTTGGTCAACGG CTTAGGTTCAACTCCTGCCATGGAATTGATGATTGCAGTAGGAAAAGCTGTCCCTCAATTGCAGCTGGAACATGGACTTGCTGTTGATAGAGTGTATACAGGGTCATTTATGACGTCTCTTGATATGGCAG GATTTTCGATTTCCATAATGAAAGCAGATCAAGCTATTTTGCGACGTCTGGATGCTCCAACTAAGGCACCATACTGGCCTGTAGGAGTTGATG GGAATCGTCCACCTGCCAAGATTCCCGTTCCATTACCACCATCGAGTTTAGCTAAGCATGATGAG CCATTGAGCCGGCCGGACCTGCTGAATAAACAAGGACATATTCTTGAGGTGGCTATTGAAGCAGCAGCAAATGCTGTTATTGGTCTCAGGGATAGCTTAAATGAATGGGACAGCAAAGTTGGTGATGGTGACTGTGGATCAACT ATGTATAGAGGGGCAACAGCTATTTTGGCGGACATGAAAAAGTT CTATCCTCTGAATGATGCTGCAGAAACAGTAAATGAAATTGGATCATCTATTGGGAGAGTTATGGGAGGAACAAGTGGGATCAT ATATCATATACTCTGCAAGGCAGCATATGCAAAGTTGATATCAAATCGTCAGTCAGTTGTCACAGCAAAACAAT GGGCTGAAGCGCTTGATGCTTCCATTGCGGCGATCAGTAAGTATGGGGGTGCGAGAGCTGGTTATCGTACATTATTAGATGCTCTTATTCCAGCATCAACAGTTCTTCAGGAG AGGTTAAATGCTGGGGATGACCCTTGTACTGCTTTTATGCTTTCTTCTGAAGCTGCATTGGCTGGAGCtgaatcaaccaaacaaatgcAGGCGCAG GCTGGCCGTTCAAGCTATGTCTCTGGTGAGATTCTTGCGTCAGTTCCAGACCCAGGGGCCATGGGTGCTGCTTCGTGGTACAGAGCTGCAGCCTTGGCTGTCAAGGATAATTTCCAGGCTTTATGA